In Nymphalis io chromosome 11, ilAglIoxx1.1, whole genome shotgun sequence, one genomic interval encodes:
- the LOC126772043 gene encoding uncharacterized protein LOC126772043, translated as MSKDNNSRLSRTEEGTSLRATGIISSENIEDGQASSGSNEDDINLQCTSANMYKNSNEFNKDHMFVIVDSSCVSNPSSTEILINKINVLNEVTLKKNQKNNVIPIDTPCTSKDQSDILPTQLHNCESREELQMVEINLQSDNEIPIADNDAENEPESIVIAYLRNRETLRDNDEIFTTRKKSLFENVPKMETILEELSENSLDVHIPSYPGSPRSLNVGSGTSYTSDIHQDERLKEAIEFLHEDKEFLLAAEIGNDNLLAIYIRRGMAIQQVDHLGRNALHLAVCSGNLRAIKLLLDAGVDPNVKDNVGMTPLSLSLMRR; from the exons ATGAGTAAAGATAACAATTCTAGATTAAGTAGAACTGAAGAAGGAACATCTCTACGGGCCACTGGAATTATTTCATCTGAAAACATTGAAGATGGCCAAGCCTCTTCAGGGTCAAA TGAAGATGACATCAACCTGCAATGTACATCGGccaatatgtataaaaattcaaatgaatttaataaagacCATATGTTTGTTATCGTGGACTCTAGTTGCGTAAGTAATCCTAGTTCcacagaaatattaattaacaaaataaatgttctcAACGAAGTTACTCTTAAGAAAAACCAAAAGAATAATGTAATTCCTATTGATACACCATGCACTAGCAAAGACCAATCTGATATCCTGCCAACACAATTACACAATTGTGAATCTCGAGAAGAGTTGCAAATGGTTGAGATCAATTTACAAAGCGACAATGAAATACCCATAGCTGATAATGACGCTGAAAATGAACCAGAATCTATAGTCATCGCTTATCTTCGCAACAGAGAAACACTTCGTGACAATGATGAAATATTTACTACTagaaaaaaatcattgtttGAAAATGTACCGAAAATGGAGACAATACTTGAGG AATTATCAGAAAATTCGCTGGATGTTCATATTCCATCATACCCCGGGTCTCCTCGATCTCTTAATGTTGGATCTGGTACATCTTATACTTCCGATATTCACCAAGACGAGCGTTTAAAAGAAGCTATTGAATTTCTCCATGAAGACAAAGAGTTTTTATTAGCAGCTGAAATTGGGAATGATAATTTACTAGCCATTTATATtag aagAGGAATGGCTATCCAACAAGTTGATCATCTTGGAAGAAATGCGCTTCACCTAGCAGTTTGTTCCGGTAATTTACGGGCTATTAAGTTACTCTTAGATGCTGGCGTAGACCCAAATGTAAAAGATAATGTTGGAATGACTCCTCTCTCCCTATCATTAATGAGAAGGTAA
- the LOC126771949 gene encoding putative neuropeptide precursor protein isoform X2 — protein MLLISLTAVFAVLVVNNAEPVPNTKGNSEGYDQAVEQRYESPQSNGELDNLIMRPELYGEPPAMEGLSGGYETRRRKRGSGKVGGAGAATKVATKSGSGKKNLKVNDAPTPVDFVIQENDNNRRKRGSGTKVSGAAASAKTATKNSGGNKKNFRSVSERRKRDSGLSAADVRALLNFWEAQERRKQDLHAASRNAEVPYYGNINTLDLGQPEVDEVGDIWLRDEGAIDPRERDYPRQSYFSEQNRVGVGLPEIYPVDPNELMQRYEEARRKRMYVNKMKRFMVARKRSDMHQNNYRPRDDLYTLAELLRSAPRVQEQDIPVYRRLIL, from the exons ATGTTACTGATCTCGCTCACCGCGGTCTTCGCGGTCCTTGTGGTCAACAATGCAGAACCTGTCCCGAATACCAAAG GTAATTCTGAAGGATACGACCAAGCCGTCGAGCAACGATATGAATCTCCTCAATCTAACGGGGAACTGGACAATCTTATTATGAGGCCAGAGTTATATGGGGAGCCTCCTGCTATGGAAGGGCTTTCAGGTGGTTATGAGACCCGACGTCGTAAGCGTGGTAGTGGAAAAGTTGGGGGGGCTGGTGCCGCTACAAAGGTCGCTACCAAATCTGGCTCAGGAAAGAAAAATCTTAA aGTAAACGATGCACCAACGCCTGTAGATTTCGTAATCCAAGAGAATGATAATAATCGCCGCAAACGTGGCAGTGGGACTAAGGTTAGCGGAGCAGCAGCCTCAGCCAAAACTGCCACCAAAAATTCtggaggaaataaaaaaaactttag GTCCGTATCTGAACGTCGTAAGAGAGACTCTGGTCTAAGCGCTGCAGATGTTAGAGCGCTGCTTAACTTTTGGGAAGCTCAAGAAAGAAGAAAACAAGACTTACATGCCGCAAGCCGGAACGCTGAAGTTCCGTATTACGGCAATATCAATACATTAGATCTAGGGCAGCCGGAGGTGGACGAAGTTGGCGATATATGGTTACGCGATGAGGGAGCAATTGATCCACGAGAAAGAGATTACCCACGCCAGTCTTATTTCTCCGAACAAAATCGTGTAGGCGTGGGTTTACCTGAAATATATCCAGTTGACCCTAACGAACTTATGCAAAGGTATGAAGAGGCGCGTCGTAAGAGGATGTACGTGAATAAGATGAAACGGTTCATGGTCGCTCGAAAACGTTCGGATATGCACCAGAACAATTACCGGCCCCGAGATGATCTGTACACCCTGGCTGAACTTCTGCGCTCTGCACCCCGCGTTCAAGAACAAGATATACCTGTCTATCGCCGACTGATACTGTAA
- the LOC126771949 gene encoding putative neuropeptide precursor protein isoform X1 produces the protein MLLISLTAVFAVLVVNNAEPVPNTKDDGPIAELPENWDQTKDDTQSLFLNKSDKNDLEPYPLALSEEGNSEGYDQAVEQRYESPQSNGELDNLIMRPELYGEPPAMEGLSGGYETRRRKRGSGKVGGAGAATKVATKSGSGKKNLKVNDAPTPVDFVIQENDNNRRKRGSGTKVSGAAASAKTATKNSGGNKKNFRSVSERRKRDSGLSAADVRALLNFWEAQERRKQDLHAASRNAEVPYYGNINTLDLGQPEVDEVGDIWLRDEGAIDPRERDYPRQSYFSEQNRVGVGLPEIYPVDPNELMQRYEEARRKRMYVNKMKRFMVARKRSDMHQNNYRPRDDLYTLAELLRSAPRVQEQDIPVYRRLIL, from the exons ATGTTACTGATCTCGCTCACCGCGGTCTTCGCGGTCCTTGTGGTCAACAATGCAGAACCTGTCCCGAATACCAAAG ATGATGGTCCAATTGCCGAACTGCCAGAGAACTGGGACCAAACAAAAGATGATACTCAGTCGTTATTTCTTAACAAGAGCGACAAAAATGACCTCGAACCTTATCCTCTCGCTCTAAGTGAAGAAG GTAATTCTGAAGGATACGACCAAGCCGTCGAGCAACGATATGAATCTCCTCAATCTAACGGGGAACTGGACAATCTTATTATGAGGCCAGAGTTATATGGGGAGCCTCCTGCTATGGAAGGGCTTTCAGGTGGTTATGAGACCCGACGTCGTAAGCGTGGTAGTGGAAAAGTTGGGGGGGCTGGTGCCGCTACAAAGGTCGCTACCAAATCTGGCTCAGGAAAGAAAAATCTTAA aGTAAACGATGCACCAACGCCTGTAGATTTCGTAATCCAAGAGAATGATAATAATCGCCGCAAACGTGGCAGTGGGACTAAGGTTAGCGGAGCAGCAGCCTCAGCCAAAACTGCCACCAAAAATTCtggaggaaataaaaaaaactttag GTCCGTATCTGAACGTCGTAAGAGAGACTCTGGTCTAAGCGCTGCAGATGTTAGAGCGCTGCTTAACTTTTGGGAAGCTCAAGAAAGAAGAAAACAAGACTTACATGCCGCAAGCCGGAACGCTGAAGTTCCGTATTACGGCAATATCAATACATTAGATCTAGGGCAGCCGGAGGTGGACGAAGTTGGCGATATATGGTTACGCGATGAGGGAGCAATTGATCCACGAGAAAGAGATTACCCACGCCAGTCTTATTTCTCCGAACAAAATCGTGTAGGCGTGGGTTTACCTGAAATATATCCAGTTGACCCTAACGAACTTATGCAAAGGTATGAAGAGGCGCGTCGTAAGAGGATGTACGTGAATAAGATGAAACGGTTCATGGTCGCTCGAAAACGTTCGGATATGCACCAGAACAATTACCGGCCCCGAGATGATCTGTACACCCTGGCTGAACTTCTGCGCTCTGCACCCCGCGTTCAAGAACAAGATATACCTGTCTATCGCCGACTGATACTGTAA